The following coding sequences are from one Pigmentibacter sp. JX0631 window:
- a CDS encoding lysylphosphatidylglycerol synthase transmembrane domain-containing protein, giving the protein MKTAIKVITLFFISVLAIYFLYNNNILDLNSLKNAFYEHKKLILLIAILQVINCFLMTARYFSILKIFKVKTDFHNVTAATFVSNGLGQWLPGSMAFIEVIRIGLMLGADKYNFLNKKEKKLEGDKEINSNSFLVEKNLNELSLKSKLLAISIMDRIIGILVMLGFGIIFLLKEIIFMKNTIHLELIFYFSFSIFLFLFLVALPFISRILFIRKLITRIERILITPIKAKLIKKVLKKCFEEINSLLDAIALGSKKIASFGVPIIFSCFSVLSLVFSFYFSAKAISANLPLQVIFAVLPMLSLASLIPMGLAGMGGMQIVSVLLFSIFAVSSNTASSAQLLQTAVNLLSISCVGLFFARLSAKQIHAIIQAKKNANLLAKRNMSDITDI; this is encoded by the coding sequence ATGAAAACTGCAATTAAAGTAATCACTCTTTTTTTTATATCAGTATTAGCGATATATTTTTTATACAATAATAATATATTAGATCTAAATTCATTAAAGAATGCTTTTTATGAGCATAAAAAATTAATTTTATTAATTGCTATTCTACAAGTTATAAATTGTTTTTTAATGACTGCACGTTACTTCAGTATTTTAAAGATATTTAAAGTAAAGACGGATTTTCATAACGTAACAGCTGCTACTTTTGTAAGTAACGGTTTAGGACAATGGTTGCCTGGTTCAATGGCTTTTATTGAAGTTATTAGAATAGGATTAATGTTGGGAGCTGATAAGTATAATTTTTTAAATAAGAAAGAAAAAAAATTAGAAGGTGATAAAGAAATTAATTCGAATTCTTTTTTAGTAGAGAAGAATTTAAATGAACTTTCATTAAAGTCTAAACTTTTAGCAATTTCAATAATGGATAGAATTATTGGTATTCTTGTTATGTTAGGTTTTGGTATTATTTTTTTATTAAAAGAAATAATCTTTATGAAAAATACAATTCATTTAGAGTTAATTTTCTATTTTTCTTTTTCTATTTTTCTTTTTCTATTTTTAGTTGCCCTTCCTTTTATTTCAAGAATATTATTCATAAGGAAATTAATTACTAGAATTGAGAGAATTTTAATTACTCCTATAAAAGCTAAGTTGATAAAAAAAGTACTTAAAAAATGTTTTGAAGAGATTAATTCTCTTCTTGATGCAATCGCGCTAGGGAGTAAAAAAATTGCTTCATTTGGAGTACCAATTATTTTTAGCTGTTTTTCAGTCCTATCTTTAGTATTTTCTTTTTATTTCAGTGCCAAAGCAATTTCAGCTAATCTTCCTTTGCAAGTAATTTTTGCAGTATTACCAATGCTAAGTCTTGCTTCATTGATACCAATGGGGCTTGCTGGAATGGGTGGAATGCAAATAGTTAGTGTACTATTGTTTTCCATATTTGCTGTTTCCTCAAATACGGCCAGTTCGGCTCAGTTATTGCAGACTGCAGTCAATTTGTTGTCAATTTCTTGTGTAGGTCTCTTTTTTGCCCGTTTGAGTGCCAAACAAATTCATGCGATAATACAAGCAAAGAAAAATGCAAATTTACTCGCCAAAAGAAATATGTCTGACATAACAGACATTTAA
- a CDS encoding twin-arginine translocase TatA/TatE family subunit, with product MFGFSSGELLLIALIALLLFGNDKLPENMKKMIKGLNQAKKVAKDVQDSWHEVKIDVQRSIMLEEESNQIKQLINDSAVEDTNHIDIQGKQINHLVSQEDLDSHFSNFEKNQENNLVNASNIELSNNEDAHFPEHSYVSAKEYANSTHFVGPRL from the coding sequence GTGTTTGGTTTTAGTAGTGGTGAATTGCTTCTTATAGCTTTAATTGCTTTATTATTGTTTGGTAATGATAAATTGCCAGAAAATATGAAAAAAATGATAAAAGGCTTAAATCAAGCAAAAAAAGTGGCAAAAGATGTTCAAGATTCTTGGCATGAAGTCAAAATTGATGTTCAAAGAAGCATTATGCTAGAAGAAGAATCAAATCAAATTAAGCAATTAATAAATGACTCCGCCGTTGAGGATACAAATCATATAGATATTCAAGGAAAACAAATAAATCATCTAGTTTCTCAGGAAGATCTAGATAGTCACTTCTCTAATTTTGAAAAAAATCAAGAAAATAATTTAGTAAATGCAAGCAACATTGAACTAAGCAATAATGAAGATGCTCATTTTCCTGAGCATTCTTATGTCTCAGCTAAAGAATATGCTAATTCTACTCATTTTGTTGGTCCAAGGTTATAA